One genomic region from Terasakiella sp. SH-1 encodes:
- a CDS encoding Mth938-like domain-containing protein, with protein sequence MSLDITPVITDNRLMIKSYGEGTFTVNDHKVTGAVLLYDGKVEPWQISDVSEITLDSLAPLFNTEEDYDILLIGIGALSQMPPKTLKEAVKEKGLILEWMNSGAAARTFNVLQTEDRRVIAALIAVD encoded by the coding sequence ATGTCCTTGGACATCACACCTGTCATTACGGATAACCGCTTGATGATCAAATCCTATGGTGAAGGAACCTTCACCGTAAATGATCATAAGGTGACAGGCGCCGTCCTTCTTTATGATGGTAAAGTTGAACCTTGGCAGATATCAGATGTTTCTGAGATTACGCTGGACAGCTTGGCCCCTCTTTTTAATACAGAAGAAGATTATGATATCCTTCTGATTGGGATCGGGGCGCTTTCTCAAATGCCACCCAAAACCTTAAAAGAAGCAGTGAAGGAAAAGGGGCTTATCCTTGAATGGATGAATTCAGGGGCCGCAGCCCGCACCTTTAATGTTTTACAAACCGAAGATAGGCGTGTCATTGCCGCCCTCATTGCCGTTGATTAA
- a CDS encoding squalene/phytoene synthase family protein has product MTHAQPKDFKFVETIVKESKSSFAMGMKVLPESRRGYLYAIYAYCRVLDDIADEEDSHENKVTQLYLWRKKIDKMLNGEPSCEITRILADAVTLYHIPSIELYNLIDGMEMDANGPVHRPSWEKLYQYCRNVAVSVGLLSLPLFGRTDHGAEEFAIELGYALQFTNILRDIKEDEELGRVYLPDELLREHESFTQTVEAFATHTEAHYKKADEILKKAGKEKLLPALMMKAGYQKIFEKMKRRGWRVLSPRMRLSKTEKMFLLMSMLTRA; this is encoded by the coding sequence ATGACACATGCCCAGCCCAAAGACTTTAAATTTGTTGAAACCATTGTGAAAGAGTCCAAAAGCTCCTTTGCTATGGGGATGAAAGTCTTGCCTGAAAGCCGTCGGGGATACTTGTATGCGATTTATGCCTATTGCCGTGTTCTCGATGATATTGCAGATGAAGAAGACAGCCATGAAAATAAAGTAACCCAGCTTTATCTTTGGCGAAAAAAAATAGATAAAATGCTCAATGGTGAGCCTTCCTGTGAAATTACCCGCATTTTGGCAGATGCTGTCACCTTATATCATATTCCCAGTATTGAGTTGTATAACCTGATTGACGGGATGGAAATGGATGCCAACGGCCCGGTGCATCGCCCATCATGGGAAAAGCTTTACCAATATTGCCGCAATGTCGCAGTGAGTGTCGGGCTGCTTTCCCTCCCTTTGTTTGGGCGGACTGACCACGGGGCAGAAGAATTTGCAATTGAGCTGGGATACGCCTTACAGTTCACCAATATTTTGCGCGACATCAAAGAAGATGAAGAACTTGGCCGCGTATATTTGCCAGATGAACTTCTGAGAGAACATGAAAGCTTTACACAAACCGTTGAAGCTTTCGCAACTCACACCGAGGCACATTATAAGAAAGCGGATGAAATTCTAAAAAAAGCAGGTAAGGAAAAGCTCTTGCCTGCCTTGATGATGAAAGCTGGCTATCAGAAAATTTTTGAAAAAATGAAACGCCGAGGGTGGCGTGTTCTAAGCCCCCGAATGCGCCTGAGCAAAACCGAAAAAATGTTTCTCCTCATGAGTATGTTAACGAGGGCATGA
- a CDS encoding FAD-dependent oxidoreductase produces the protein MSNRRVHIIGAGLAGLSAAVHCRHLGADPLVYEAAPKAGGRVRRVGSHDNGTHLIIKGYQHTFEYLNLIGAQGELQPLSPASFQFYEPEKNLSWTIKAHHFLWEVAKGTIPQVALHNLFGRQAVQRFWEPFFISVFNTPLNEVPLKLLSQTFKELLKQGPDALEPFFPKSTLENTLTLPALKGLDIQFGKRLVGFDESSLFFKNDEIKIAQQDRIILALPLPAYQKVHSPLSISPIPSNPIVNIHFYLNDAIEEIFFGLIGTKSHWVYAKEKHACVTISNHARISDIEEVWAETSPFLSQKTSDMPKHRLICEKMATPRQNKAFSENRLTTKTKMENIFLAGDWIDTGLPATIESAIKSGKLAAQMACSS, from the coding sequence ATGAGTAATCGCCGCGTTCATATTATTGGGGCAGGATTGGCTGGCTTAAGTGCTGCGGTGCATTGTCGCCATTTAGGGGCAGACCCTCTTGTTTACGAAGCAGCGCCAAAAGCGGGCGGGCGGGTTCGTAGGGTTGGTTCCCACGATAATGGGACACATCTGATTATTAAAGGGTATCAACATACATTCGAGTATCTTAACCTTATCGGTGCACAGGGCGAATTGCAGCCACTCTCGCCTGCCTCTTTTCAATTTTATGAGCCTGAAAAAAACTTATCCTGGACCATAAAGGCCCATCATTTTTTATGGGAAGTGGCTAAAGGCACTATTCCTCAAGTTGCCTTACATAATCTGTTTGGCAGACAAGCCGTTCAGCGTTTTTGGGAACCTTTCTTTATTTCTGTTTTCAACACCCCGCTTAATGAAGTGCCGCTAAAACTCCTTAGCCAAACTTTTAAAGAGCTTTTAAAACAGGGGCCTGATGCACTAGAGCCTTTCTTTCCCAAAAGCACATTGGAAAATACCCTAACCCTTCCTGCGTTAAAGGGACTTGATATTCAATTTGGTAAACGCTTAGTCGGATTTGATGAAAGCAGTCTCTTTTTTAAGAACGACGAAATTAAAATCGCTCAACAGGACCGGATTATTTTAGCTCTTCCTCTACCTGCTTATCAAAAAGTCCATTCCCCACTTTCAATCAGCCCTATCCCCTCCAACCCGATTGTAAATATTCACTTTTATTTAAATGATGCGATTGAAGAGATATTCTTCGGCCTGATCGGTACAAAAAGTCATTGGGTTTATGCCAAGGAAAAACACGCATGCGTGACAATCAGTAACCACGCACGCATATCTGATATTGAAGAGGTTTGGGCAGAGACATCCCCATTCTTGTCGCAAAAAACATCAGATATGCCCAAACATCGTCTCATTTGCGAAAAAATGGCAACCCCACGTCAAAATAAAGCATTTTCAGAAAACCGTCTCACAACAAAAACTAAAATGGAAAATATCTTCTTGGCTGGAGACTGGATTGACACTGGCCTTCCTGCAACAATTGAAAGTGCAATCAAGTCAGGAAAGCTTGCAGCGCAAATGGCTTGTTCATCGTAA
- a CDS encoding superoxide dismutase, translated as MAFELPPLPYAQDALEPHISANTLSFHYGKHHNTYVVNLNNLLGDNAGKTQEDLESVIKSAAGDSSKVGVFNNAAQVWNHTFYWNCMKPNGGGAPTGELADKINAAFGSFDKFKEEFTQACITAFGSGWGWLVLEDGKLKITKTIGADTPLAHGQKALLTCDVWEHAYYLDYQNLRPKYVETFLNELVNWDFVASQL; from the coding sequence ATGGCGTTTGAACTCCCTCCCCTCCCTTATGCCCAAGATGCACTGGAACCTCATATTTCCGCCAATACCCTGAGCTTTCATTATGGCAAGCATCATAACACCTATGTCGTGAATCTTAATAACCTGCTGGGTGATAATGCGGGTAAGACGCAGGAAGACTTGGAATCTGTCATTAAAAGTGCCGCTGGTGATAGCTCTAAAGTCGGTGTCTTTAATAATGCAGCTCAAGTTTGGAACCATACATTTTACTGGAACTGTATGAAGCCAAATGGCGGCGGCGCACCAACGGGTGAGCTGGCCGACAAAATCAATGCTGCCTTTGGTTCCTTTGACAAATTCAAGGAAGAATTTACTCAAGCCTGTATCACAGCATTTGGCTCCGGCTGGGGTTGGCTTGTACTGGAAGATGGTAAACTGAAAATCACCAAGACAATCGGTGCAGATACACCGTTGGCACACGGTCAAAAAGCATTGCTCACCTGTGATGTTTGGGAACATGCGTATTACCTGGATTACCAGAACCTGCGCCCCAAATATGTCGAAACATTCCTCAATGAATTGGTCAATTGGGATTTTGTTGCTTCACAGCTTTAA
- a CDS encoding squalene/phytoene synthase family protein: MTKNADTENFPVASLLLAPAVRSDVLRFYQFARTADDIADSTVLSAEEKHDQLNMETDNPFLQDLLVAFHQDVDKNRYQTWQELMNYCHYSANPVGRFLLDVHGETCLPTASDALCSALQILNHLQDCQKDFQGLNRIYLPEEYLQGGESYEDFLKNNKASSRFREILNLCLEQTEVLLKQSLELPKQIKSKRLRYQAKVTILCGFALLGKLKRQDPLAMRVELSKLDKFLLAYKGFYPL, from the coding sequence GTGACAAAGAACGCAGATACAGAAAATTTCCCGGTGGCAAGCCTCTTACTGGCCCCTGCTGTGCGTTCAGATGTGCTGAGGTTTTATCAATTTGCACGGACAGCTGATGATATTGCCGACTCTACGGTCCTGAGTGCAGAAGAAAAGCATGACCAACTGAATATGGAAACAGACAATCCTTTCTTACAGGATTTACTCGTCGCTTTTCATCAAGATGTTGATAAAAACCGCTATCAGACTTGGCAGGAATTGATGAACTATTGTCATTATTCTGCCAACCCTGTTGGACGTTTTTTATTGGATGTACATGGTGAAACTTGCTTGCCTACAGCCAGTGATGCCTTATGTAGTGCATTACAAATTCTCAATCACCTACAAGACTGTCAAAAAGACTTTCAGGGCCTGAACCGCATTTATTTACCTGAAGAGTATCTTCAAGGTGGTGAGAGCTATGAAGACTTTCTGAAAAACAACAAAGCCTCTTCCCGCTTTCGTGAGATTCTAAACCTATGTCTTGAACAAACAGAAGTTTTGTTAAAACAGTCCCTTGAGTTACCCAAACAAATCAAAAGTAAACGGCTGCGTTATCAGGCAAAAGTCACCATTTTGTGTGGTTTTGCCCTATTGGGGAAACTAAAACGTCAAGACCCGCTGGCAATGCGAGTGGAACTGAGTAAACTGGATAAATTCCTGCTCGCTTATAAAGGGTTCTACCCCCTATGA
- the secF gene encoding protein translocase subunit SecF, translated as MKHLHLVPAGTTIDFVGKKIMFFAFSVVLILASLGLFGTKGLNYGIDFKGGIMMEVRTKSGPADIGQLRDQLGGLGLGEVSIQEFGEPEEVLIRIQRQEGDEKAQQRAVLAVKDVLKDSVEYRRTEFVGPKVSEELFMDGVMAVSFAIAAILVYIWFRFEWQFGMGAVIALIHDVISTIGIFALLGMEFNLSTVAAILTIAGYSINDTVVVYDRVRENLRKYKKMELPELLNKSVNETLSRTVMTSVTTLLALLALYILGGEVIRGFSFAMIWGILIGTYSSICLAVPILTYFAIRRGDEEEDENSEIEKVEGEGTA; from the coding sequence ATGAAACATCTGCATTTGGTTCCTGCTGGAACAACAATTGATTTCGTCGGCAAGAAAATCATGTTTTTTGCCTTTTCCGTCGTACTGATTCTTGCCTCTCTTGGCCTGTTTGGCACAAAGGGATTGAACTATGGTATCGACTTTAAAGGCGGTATCATGATGGAGGTTCGCACCAAAAGCGGACCTGCGGATATTGGACAGCTGCGCGACCAGCTTGGTGGTCTTGGTCTGGGTGAAGTCTCTATTCAGGAATTTGGTGAACCCGAAGAGGTCTTGATCCGTATTCAACGCCAGGAAGGCGATGAAAAAGCCCAGCAACGTGCTGTTCTGGCCGTTAAAGACGTGTTGAAAGACAGCGTTGAATATCGCCGTACAGAATTTGTCGGACCGAAAGTATCGGAAGAACTCTTTATGGATGGGGTAATGGCTGTCAGTTTTGCCATTGCAGCTATCCTTGTTTACATCTGGTTTCGTTTTGAATGGCAGTTCGGTATGGGCGCGGTGATTGCTCTTATCCATGACGTGATTTCGACCATTGGTATTTTTGCTTTGCTGGGGATGGAGTTTAATCTGTCTACAGTGGCGGCGATCCTGACCATTGCAGGGTATTCCATTAACGATACGGTTGTTGTGTATGACCGTGTTCGTGAAAACTTGCGTAAATATAAAAAGATGGAATTGCCTGAGCTTTTAAATAAGTCAGTCAATGAAACCTTGTCACGTACGGTTATGACGTCTGTCACCACCTTGTTGGCCTTGCTTGCCCTTTATATTCTGGGCGGTGAAGTTATCCGAGGATTCAGCTTCGCCATGATCTGGGGCATTTTGATCGGAACCTATTCTTCCATTTGTTTGGCTGTGCCAATCCTGACTTATTTTGCTATTCGTCGGGGTGATGAAGAAGAAGATGAAAACTCCGAAATCGAAAAGGTTGAAGGTGAGGGGACAGCTTAA
- a CDS encoding squalene/phytoene synthase family protein, whose translation MTDLLSLCAQEIHAHDHDQFLCGLFVSEDHREAFYALQIFYRETARIRDMVTEPHMRLMRLQWWRDLIADIYAGRAPNVETGMHKEIIAALKARNIEQDLFDRYFNARQFDMEDRVHDDMASLRRYSEATGGTIAQIKEQAIGLSPTDAALKVGAAGTLAGMLQTIAFQARHNRCKIPTALVKKHQLSLKSVMELTCTAALKGCVKEIVAECCKLIKEARECKVETNPVLLSTIAIEDYLTRLEKVGFDPFNPNLGNGRLIKQIKLGFKAWRGSY comes from the coding sequence ATGACAGACCTATTAAGTTTATGCGCTCAAGAAATCCATGCACACGATCATGACCAGTTTCTTTGCGGTTTATTTGTGTCAGAAGATCACCGTGAGGCATTTTATGCCTTACAAATCTTCTATCGGGAAACGGCACGTATTCGCGATATGGTAACGGAACCCCACATGAGATTGATGCGCCTGCAATGGTGGCGTGATTTAATTGCTGATATATATGCAGGCCGTGCCCCCAATGTTGAAACAGGCATGCATAAGGAAATTATCGCAGCTCTGAAAGCGCGAAATATCGAACAAGATTTATTCGACCGCTATTTCAATGCCCGCCAATTTGATATGGAAGACCGCGTTCATGATGACATGGCTTCTTTACGACGCTATAGCGAGGCCACAGGTGGCACTATTGCGCAGATAAAAGAACAAGCCATTGGGCTTTCCCCAACAGATGCAGCCCTGAAAGTCGGTGCTGCGGGTACTTTGGCGGGTATGCTGCAAACCATAGCTTTTCAGGCACGTCATAACCGCTGTAAAATCCCGACAGCCCTTGTCAAAAAACATCAGCTTTCTCTAAAATCCGTTATGGAATTGACTTGTACAGCCGCGCTTAAAGGCTGCGTTAAAGAAATCGTAGCTGAATGCTGCAAGTTGATCAAAGAGGCGCGGGAATGCAAAGTTGAAACAAACCCGGTTTTGCTCAGTACGATTGCTATTGAGGATTATCTCACCCGACTGGAAAAAGTAGGGTTTGACCCTTTTAACCCAAACTTGGGAAACGGTCGTTTAATTAAACAGATAAAATTAGGTTTCAAAGCCTGGAGAGGAAGCTATTAA